One bacterium DNA segment encodes these proteins:
- a CDS encoding pyridoxal-phosphate dependent enzyme yields the protein MSAALDRRLPLAHLPTPLVALDRLGAALGMAPGRLFAKLDDSTGLAAGGNKVRKLEYLCAAARAQGCDTLVTGGGAQSNHARLTAAAARRLGLECTLVLGGQPPPLPVGNLLLDHLLGADLRWVDAYDFAAIERAIDAAADALAAAGRRPYRIPIGGSTPLGALGYVRCAIELLAQAPRATLVVVACGSGGTHAGLAAGLGEHRRVLGIDVGARPGLAAHVEELATATAALAALPPPDGAAQVDATQVGPGYAAPTDACREAIAMAARLEGLVLDPVYTGKAMAGLIAARRAGRIAADAPVVFVHTGGLPGLFTPSASAWLSAT from the coding sequence ATGTCCGCCGCCCTCGACCGCCGCCTGCCGCTCGCCCACCTGCCGACGCCGCTGGTGGCGCTCGATCGCCTCGGCGCGGCGCTCGGCATGGCGCCGGGGCGCCTCTTCGCCAAGCTCGACGACAGCACCGGCCTCGCGGCCGGCGGCAACAAGGTGCGCAAGCTCGAGTACCTGTGCGCCGCGGCGCGGGCGCAGGGCTGCGACACGTTGGTCACCGGCGGCGGGGCCCAGAGCAACCACGCCCGGCTCACCGCCGCGGCGGCGCGCCGGCTCGGTCTGGAGTGCACGCTGGTGCTCGGCGGCCAGCCGCCGCCGCTGCCGGTCGGCAACCTGCTGCTCGACCACCTGCTCGGCGCCGACCTGCGCTGGGTCGACGCCTATGACTTCGCCGCCATCGAACGGGCGATCGACGCCGCGGCCGACGCGCTGGCGGCCGCCGGTCGCCGACCGTACCGCATCCCGATCGGCGGCTCGACGCCGCTCGGCGCGCTCGGCTACGTGCGCTGCGCCATCGAGCTGCTGGCGCAGGCGCCGCGCGCCACGCTGGTGGTCGTCGCCTGCGGATCGGGCGGCACGCATGCCGGGCTCGCCGCCGGGCTCGGCGAGCATCGCCGCGTGCTCGGCATCGACGTCGGCGCTCGCCCGGGCCTGGCGGCGCACGTGGAAGAGCTGGCGACCGCCACCGCGGCGCTCGCCGCGCTGCCGCCGCCGGACGGCGCGGCGCAGGTCGACGCGACGCAGGTCGGCCCCGGCTACGCCGCGCCCACCGACGCCTGCCGCGAGGCGATCGCCATGGCGGCCCGTCTCGAGGGCCTGGTGCTCGATCCCGTCTACACGGGCAAGGCGATGGCCGGTCTGATCGCCGCCCGCCGCGCCGGTCGCATCGCCGCCGACGCGCCGGTGGTGTTCGTGCACACCGGCGGCCTCCCCGGCCTGTTCACGCCGAGCGCGAGCGCCTGGCTGAGCGCGACCTGA
- a CDS encoding outer membrane lipoprotein-sorting protein, with the protein MTTRTARAAGALGLLVALGVPMASRAAEEDGDAKALVAKVAAAIPKSPVTAKLTLSSSELPPRELAMSRKYLNGAHGSYLEVTAPDELEGIRFLFIERANEPNEQYIKVKASRNPVRVQEGVRTQPFLGSAFYVSDLVLPEIEDYTYKYVGKDVIGGRSVTLVEMTPKDPEKGVYARTVLALDPKDLLIMRREFFDQKGDKVKVWTIDKVEQIDGIWTLTGQEMQDLKNNTKSRLDVSDVKYNAELPDVMFTPKYLTR; encoded by the coding sequence ATGACGACGAGAACGGCACGCGCCGCGGGCGCGCTCGGGTTGCTGGTGGCGTTGGGGGTGCCGATGGCGAGCCGCGCCGCGGAAGAGGACGGCGACGCCAAGGCGCTGGTCGCCAAGGTCGCGGCGGCGATCCCCAAGAGTCCGGTCACCGCCAAGCTGACGCTGTCCTCGAGCGAGCTGCCGCCGCGCGAGCTGGCGATGAGCCGCAAGTACCTGAACGGCGCCCACGGCAGCTACCTCGAGGTGACGGCGCCGGACGAGCTCGAGGGGATTCGCTTCCTGTTCATCGAGCGCGCGAACGAACCCAATGAGCAGTACATCAAGGTGAAGGCGAGCCGGAATCCCGTGCGGGTCCAGGAGGGGGTGCGCACGCAGCCGTTCCTCGGCTCGGCGTTCTACGTGTCCGACCTCGTCCTGCCCGAGATCGAGGACTACACGTACAAGTACGTGGGCAAGGACGTGATCGGCGGCCGCAGCGTGACCCTGGTGGAAATGACGCCGAAGGACCCGGAGAAGGGGGTCTACGCCAGGACGGTGCTCGCCCTCGATCCCAAGGACCTGCTGATCATGCGCCGCGAGTTCTTCGACCAGAAGGGCGACAAGGTGAAGGTCTGGACCATCGACAAGGTCGAGCAGATCGACGGCATCTGGACGCTCACCGGGCAGGAGATGCAGGACCTGAAGAACAACACCAAGTCCCGCCTCGACGTCAGCGACGTGAAGTACAACGCCGAGCTGCCCGACGTGATGTTCACCCCCAAGTACCTGACCCGCTGA